A region from the Musa acuminata AAA Group cultivar baxijiao chromosome BXJ1-10, Cavendish_Baxijiao_AAA, whole genome shotgun sequence genome encodes:
- the LOC103969938 gene encoding zinc finger protein CONSTANS-LIKE 5-like, whose translation MFLSSSSSSTTAAANYPFGEPALDRPEFGSAVGPHGLITDASGSFFHFPSSIPPYSSSLPTEHYLHRSSSARSLPLRRHILGPLNQLQPPFSSSPTSSFCDYLDFHAAPMRRVVSTGDLQGVDGVHENHSHEGGVAGRVGRYSAVERKERIERYKSKRNQRNFHKKITYACRKTLADSRPRVRGRFARNGETGTEAEVETATAATNIFDGYSYDNYEQNQGCSVGGGNDGEWWSRLQAALATDEEDEYSYDDDLLASFADVFSMDILSSSLVSRESTE comes from the exons ATGtttctttcctcctcctcctcctccaccaccgccgccgccaacTACCCCTTCGGCGAACCCGCCCTCGACCGTCCGGAATTCGGCTCGGCCGTCGGTCCTCATGGCCTCATCACCGACGCCAGTGGTTCCTTCTTCCATTTCCCCTCCTCCATTCCTCCCTATTCGTCCTCTCTTCCCACCGAACATTATCTCCACAGGAGCAGTAGCGCCCGTTCGCTGCCGCTCCGCCGCCACATTCTCGGCCCCCTCAACCAGCTACAGCCGCCATTTTCGTCGTCCCCGACCTCCTCCTTCTGCGACTACCTCGACTTCCACGCCGCCCCGATGAGGCGGGTCGTCAGCACTGGCGATCTCCAG GGGGTCGACGGTGTCCACGAGAATCATAGCCATGAGGGAGGTGTTGCCGGAAGAGTCGGTCGATACAGCGCTGTGGAGAGGAAGGAAAGGATCGAGAGGTATAAGAGCAAGCGCAATCAACGGAACTTCCACAAGAAGATCACC TATGCATGCAGGAAGACATTAGCCGACAGCAGGCCGCGAGTGAGGGGCCGGTTTGCGAGGAACGGTGAGACAGGGACGGAGGCAGAGGTAGAGACGGCGACGGCGGCTACAAACATCTTCGATGGCTATAGCTACGACAACTACGAGCAGAACCAAGGCTGCAGTGTCGGTGGTGGCAATGACGGCGAGTGGTGGAGCCGGTTGCAAGCGGCGCTGGCGACGGACGAGGAAGACGAGTACAGCTACGACGACGATCTCCTCGCCAGCTTTGCCGACGTCTTCTCCATGGACATTCTCTCCTCAAGTCTGGTGAGCAGAGAAAGCACCGAGTAA
- the LOC135596242 gene encoding equilibrative nucleotide transporter 1-like has translation MTGARDVEPTGGTHLINPRWDPLQPSVPPPTSKLKTAEMGMGQELEGIHASPPSEPSVISDPLNETNEIDDTDMKMGGADVRKGLIVPVAGDEETPTTKAPVASAPKDLFHVAYAVYFTLGAGFLLAWNAFITAVDYFSYLYPGAPVDRVFSVAYMVIGLLLLAVIVLWARRSSAHLRVNAGLALFIAALLVVPVMDAAYVRGKQGRYAAFDVTVGAVVLSGIADALVQSGVIGSAGELPERYMQAVVAGTAASGVLASTMRVITKAIYPRDAHGLRKSAILYFTVGIVMMVINIVCYNMADRLPVVRYYRHIKLQAMEDERNERGPTSGSALGSTLWQITGRIRWIGLGIFLTYAVTLSIFPGYITEDVHSELLKDWYPIMLIAGYNVFDLVGKSLTAVYLVENANVAVSCCVARLLFYPLFVGCLRGPKFFRTEVPVTVLTCLLGLTNGYLTSVLMIMAPKSVPIQHSETAGIVSVLFLAIGLSFGSIVSWFWVI, from the exons ATGACCGGGGCCAGGGATGTGGAACCCACGGGTGGGACCCATCTCATCAATCCGAG GTGGGATCCTCTACAACCATCCGTGCCCCCGCCAACCAGCAAATTGAAGACAGCAGAGATGGGGATGGGACAAGAATTGGAAGGGATCCATGCTAGCCCTCCTTCGGAACCGTCTGTCATCTCCGACCCCCTCAATGAAACAAACGAAATCGACGACACTGACATGAAGATGGGAGGAGCCGACGTGAGGAAGGGGCTCATCGTGCCGGTCGCCGGCGATGAGGAGACACCGACGACGAAGGCGCCCGTGGCCTCCGCGCCCAAGGACTTGTTCCACGTCGCCTACGCCGTGTACTTCACCCTGGGTGCGGGGTTCCTCCTGGCGTGGAACGCCTTCATCACCGCCGTGGACTACTTCAGCTACCTCTACCCGGGTGCCCCCGTCGACCGCGTCTTCTCCGTGGCCTACATGGTCAttggcctcctcctcctcgccgtcATCGTCTTATGGGCCCGCCGCTCCAGCGCTCACCTCCGCGTCAACGCTGGCCTCGCCCTCTTCATCGCCGCCCTCCTCGTCGTCCCCGTCATGGATGCCGCCTACGTCAGGGGCAAGCAGGGGCGCTACGCCGCCTTCGACGTCACCGTTGGCGCAGTGGTCCTCTCCGGCATCGCCGACGCCCTCGTGCAGAGCGGCGTCATCGGATCCGCTGGGGAGCTCCCCGAGAGGTACATGCAGGCCGTCGTAGCCGGCACCGCCGCATCCG GGGTGCTTGCTTCAACTATGAGAGTCATCACCAAAGCCATCTACCCACGGGATGCCCATGGGCTAAGGAAAAGCGCAATTCTGTACTTCACCGTGGGCATTGTGATGATGGTGATCAATATCGTCTGCTACAACATGGCGGACAGGCTTCCTGTCGTCCGATACTACAGACACATCAAGCTACAGGCAATGGAAGACGAGAGGAACGAGAGAGGCCCCACGAGCGGGTCTGCACTGGGGTCAACCCTGTGGCAGATCACGGGGAGGATCAGATGGATTGGGCTTGGAATCTTCCTCACCTATGCTGTGACACTATCCATATTCCCGGGATATATCACGGAGGATGTTCACTCCGAGTTGCTCAAGGACTGGTATCCCATCATGCTCATCGCCGGATACAACGTGTTTGATCTTGTAGGTAAGTCTCTGACGGCGGTCTACCTCGTTGAGAATGCCAACGTTGCGGTATCTTGCTGCGTCGCAAGGCTTCTCTTCTACCCACTTTTTGTTGGTTGCTTGCGTGGCCCCAAGTTCTTCCGCACGGAAGTCCCGGTCACCGTTTTGACATGCCTCCTGGGGCTAACCAATGGGTATTTGACTTCAGTGCTGATGATAATGGCACCCAAGTCCGTGCCGATACAGCATTCAGAGACGGCAGGGATTGTCAGTGTATTGTTCCTAGCAATTGGCCTGTCTTTTGGGTCAATAgtttcttggttttgggtcatttag